One segment of Pyricularia oryzae 70-15 chromosome 3, whole genome shotgun sequence DNA contains the following:
- a CDS encoding succinate/fumarate mitochondrial transporter, with protein sequence MATKVSKDGKPPPSAAVNLIAGGGAGMMEALACHPLDTIKVRMQLSRRARQPGAPKRGFLATGAAIVKKETPLGLYKGLGAVLTGIVPKMAIRFTSFEAYKQMLADKETGGVTGRATFLAGLAAGVTEAVAVVTPMEVIKIRLQAQHHSMADPLDIPKYRNAAHALYTVVKEEGFGALYRGVSLTALRQGSNQAVNFTAYTYFKEKLSEWQPQYNGTTLPGYQTTLIGLVSGAMGPLSNAPIDTIKTRLQKAPAVEGVSAFKRISQIAGEMFRQEGMHAFYKGITPRIMRVAPGQAVTFTVYEYLKEKLETRGPFSLSGGEYND encoded by the exons ATGGCGACAAAGGTCAGCAAAGACGGCAAGCCGCCGCCCTCTGCCGCCGTCAACCTCatcgcgggcggcggcgccggcatGATGGAGGCGCTGGCTTGCCACCCGCTGGACACCATCAAGGTGCGGATGCAGCTGTCGCGACGGGCGCGGCAGCCCGGCGCACCCAAGCGCGGCTTCCTTgccacgggcgccgccatcgTCAAGAAGGAGACCCCGCTGGGTCTGTACAAGGGCCTGGGCGCGGTCCTGACGGGCATTGTACCCAAGATGGCGATCCGGTTCACGAGCTTCGAGGCGTACAAGCAGATGCTGGCCGACAAGGAGACGGGCGGCGTGACGGGCCGCGCGACCTTTTTGGCGGGGCTGGCTGCGGGCGTCACCGAGGCGGTCGCCGTCGTCACGCCCATGGAGGTCATCAAGATCAGGCTGCAGGCGCAGCACCACAGCATGGCCGACCCGCTCGACATACCAAAGTACCGCAACGCCGCGCACGCCCTGTACACCGTCGTCAAGGAGGAGGGCTTCGGCGCCCTGTACCGCGGCGTCTCGCTCACCGCGCTGCGCCAGGGCTCCAACCAGGCCGTCAACTTCACCGCGTACACGTACTTCAAGGAGAAGCTGTCCGAGTGGCAGCCGCAGTACAACGGCACCACGCTGCCCGGCTACCAGACCACCCTCATCGGCTTGGTTTCGGGTGCCATGGGACCGCTCAGCAACGCGCCGATCGACACCATCAAGACGAGACTGCAAAAGGCGCCGGCGGTTGAGGGCGTCAGCGCATTCAAGAGGATTTCACAGATTGCGGGCGAGATGTTCAG GCAAGAAGGCATGCATGCATTCTACAAAGGGATCACGCCGCGCATAATGCGTGTCGCACCGGGACAGGCAGTCACCTTTACGGTGTACGAATACCTGAAGGAGAAGCTCGAGACGAGAGGACCATTTTCACTTTCTGGCGGCGAGTACAACGACTAG
- a CDS encoding riboflavin kinase produces MEALQRLRTARSETNLRRKPVSPIPPLPTQPPPPYSSSKPYDNDAALGLGIQTHIVPVNSYDEDHTPVTSQRPLMPLPLRIPGRRAPSPAPETPQTTTQVRHEVHVEMQTHAHVQMRAETISPEEVPGLTPSIRAKPGAFMSRSRPTSPSPISLSPATPDSASGVFPSTETGEAAAAPAKKNFFKNAADETAFFAGGLISHPAESTKHYTILRHSAGIVMYKGSETSVTISIFSSEPLPVDRTLWLQQRGFSGDKGMKLKTLVGATGSWINVTPVSHVDVSAVPEGDERAFQRDSAKWLKKAAKAGGKVSKHVWRETHVVRIPAAAEDGYFRIILCASSSSSSSDHYAQGTSPYYDDGTVRPPPKKKTLCSSPVFRVLSTSKDVSVMRGASVTTMPLEMGIKVASTVGIVYASKYTKPVTMAAGAAQGRAATMVTKKIKHSETIAKVGMKAYDKSGMQGRLVEANNRYNTEHAAGRYNTIGQRPAVFGENTVGPDEGPEEPFPIKFGGKVVRGTGRGASELSMPTANLDDVPEEMRQRLRGVYFGWACVQPNGSKKAQPLDEAIDPDWHEAIITVGVPTHSVNPAVITQRPIVTVHLVNDFGPGVTFFDARMKLVVMGYLRPTLTGNGAPAPPSMEQHLHCLAMDRMLTLGSLAREAWAPEVAKDQIRELKNARTFSDRLVGARDKAQMQFDRVPVHLLGVRTDAAGMMDQAHGNGGYWISR; encoded by the coding sequence ATGGAAGCACTTCAAAGACTTCGCACCGCGCGAAGCGAAACCAACTTACGGCGCAAACCAGTATCACCGATCCCTCCGCTCCCGACCCAGCCTCCGCCGCCCTACTCATCCTCGAAACCCTACGACAACGACGCCGCCCTCGGCCTAGGCATCCAAACCCATATAGTCCCGGTGAACAGCTACGACGAAGACCATACGCCTGTGACGAGCCAGAGGCCATTGATGCCGCTTCCCCTACGGATTCCTGGCCGCCGGGCTCCTTCCCCGGCCCCGGAGACACCGCAAACAACGACACAAGTGCGTCATGAAGTTCATGTTGAGATGCAGACGCATGCACACGTTCAGATGAGGGCAGAGACGATTTCCCCCGAAGAGGTTCCGGGACTCACCCCAAGCATACGGGCGAAGCCCGGCGCCTTCATGAGCAGAAGCAGACCTACCTCACCATCGCCCATCTCTCTGAGTCCCGCCACACCAGACAGCGCGTCTGGCGTCTTCCCATCAACTGAGACCGGGGAGGCAGCAGCCGCCCCGGCCAAGAAGAACTTTTTCAAGAACGCAGCGGACGAGACAGCCTTCTTTGCGGGCGGGCTCATCTCCCACCCGGCAGAGTCTACCAAGCACTATACCATCTTGCGCCACTCGGCTGGTATTGTCATGTACAAGGGCTCAGAGACATCGGTCACCATCTCCATCTTCTCGTCGGAGCCGCTCCCTGTTGACCGCACACTGTGGCTGCAGCAGCGCGGATTCTCGGGCGACAAGGGCATGAAGCTCAAGACGTTGGTTGGCGCGACGGGATCATGGATCAACGTGACGCCTGTCTCGCATGTCGATGTGTCTGCGGTGCCAGAAGGCGACGAGCGGGCTTTTCAGAGAGACAGCGCCAAGTGGCTCAAgaaggcggccaaggcgggcGGCAAGGTCAGCAAGCACGTGTGGCGCGAGACGCACGTCGTGAGGatccctgccgccgccgaggacgGGTACTTCCGCATCATCCTGTGCGCCTcgtccagcagcagctccagcGATCACTACGCCCAGGGAACGTCGCCCTACTATGACGACGGCACAGTGCGCCCGCCacccaagaagaagaccCTGTGCAGCAGCCCCGTCTTCCGAGTCTTGAGCACAAGCAAGGACGTGAGCGTCATGCGCGGTGCCAGCGTGACCACCATGCCCCTCGAGATGGGCATCAAGGTCGCCAGCACGGTCGGCATCGTGTATGCGAGCAAGTACACCAAGCCTGTCACCATGGCTGCCGGTGCAGCGCAGGGCCGGGCTGCCACCATGGTTACCAAGAAGATCAAGCATTCCGAGACGATCGCCAAGGTCGGCATGAAGGCGTACGACAAGTCAGGGATGCAGGGACGTCTCGTTGAGGCCAACAACAGGTACAATACGGAGCACGCGGCAGGCCGGTACAACACCATCGGCCAGAGACCCGCCGTGTTTGGCGAGAACACTGTTGGCCCCGACGAGGGACCGGAGGAGCCCTTCCCCATCAAGTTTGGCGGCAAGGTGGTCAGGGGAACTGGCAGGGGCGCCAGCGAGCTGAGCATGCCTACAGCGAACCTGGACGACGTCCCCGAGGAGATGCGCCAGCGTCTCCGAGGCGTCTACTTTGGCTGGGCATGCGTACAGCCGAACGGCAGCAAGAAGGCCCAGCCACTAGACGAGGCCATCGACCCCGACTGGCATGAGGCGATCATCACTGTCGGTGTGCCCACGCACAGCGTAAACCCGGCCGTCATAACACAACGCCCGATCGTGACAGTGCACCTCGTCAACGACTTTGGGCCGGGCGTGACCTTTTTCGATGCGAGAATGAAGCTCGTCGTCATGGGCTACCTGCGCCCGACCCTGACAGGGAACGGTGCACCGGCTCCCCCGTCCATGGAGCAGCACCTGCACTGCCTCGCCATGGACAGGATGTTGACGCTAGGCAGCCTGGCGCGAGAGGCGTGGGCTCCCGAGGTGGCCAAGGACCAGATCCGGGAGCTGAAGAACGCGAGGACGTTCTCCGATCGACTGGTGGGGGCGAGGGATAAAGCGCAGATGCAGTTTGACCGCGTGCCGGTGCATCTGCTCGGTGTGCGGACTGATGCCGCAGGCATGATGGATCAGGCTCACGGAAACGGGGGCTACTGGATCTCGAGGTGA
- a CDS encoding protoporphyrinogen oxidase, with amino-acid sequence MSSTTTITVVATDKQKSGASPRDVWEKQISVLLDQANKHNKPYKAQFGPHNITIHPTVYSPAYFPETWWYGTHLPAIVNKGSWLEIGVGSGLVSLCIASAGSKTVSGVDINPNAVEFTANNLQANGLKGNFTVSDIFEKVEGKFDFIFWNHPWQYDSTIPDQLKSEKTHDSEYKLLRRFVAEAKDYLTEKGVILLGTSAYANLDAIKTIAQSNGYNHKELLRGQEPIGNHVVEEYYVIELSK; translated from the coding sequence ATGTCCTCAACGACCACCATCACTGTCGTAGCCACCGACAAGCAAAAGTCCGGAGCTTCACCTCGGGACGTGTGGGAGAAACAAATATCTGTGCTCCTCGACCAGGCCAACAAACACAATAAGCCGTACAAGGCACAGTTCGGCCCCCACAACATCACCATCCACCCAACGGTCTACTCACCCGCATACTTCCCCGAGACGTGGTGGTATGGCACTCACCTTCCGGCCATCGTCAACAagggcagctggctcgagaTCGGCGTAGGTTCTGGGCTCGTGTCCCTGTGCATCGCCAGTGCAGGATCCAAGACGGTGTCGGGAGTCGACATCAACCCCAACGCGGTCGAGTTCACGGCCAATAACCTCCAGGCCAACGGCCTCAAGGGCAACTTCACCGTCAGTGACATCTTTGAGAAGGTCGAGGGCAAGTTTGACTTCATCTTCTGGAACCATCCCTGGCAATACGACTCGACCATCCCGGACCAGCTCAAGTCGGAAAAGACACACGACTCTGAGTACAAGCTTCTGAGGAGGTTcgtcgccgaggccaaggactACTTGACCGAGAAGGGCGTCATCCTGCTGGGCACGTCGGCCTATGCAAACCTTGACGCCATCAAGACCATCGCGCAGTCGAATGGTTACAACCACAAGGAGCTGCTGAGGGGGCAAGAGCCCATTGGCAATCATGTCGTGGAGGAGTACTATGTTATTGAGCTATCAAAGTAA
- a CDS encoding sulfur controller 2 has product MKPPAAAAVGDQEEASSFESRETPRPRDDTSSPTPIDRENDCDRRRPEEKHHPRLPALSNMSTQIIGKTVSPFLKEHIPGLYAPIAKSDTATKIQSKANSKFCYRHRPDLKCRRAADETKMVSIQRSLERLPTDDQQAITHVWSLFSAAPAKHRDLMLQGIITQCCFPQLSTVSREVHEQLKIDLVTALPAEISFKILCYLDTVSLCKAAQVSRQWRQLADDDLVWHRMCEQHIDRKCTKCGWGLPLLERKRLRDWTRQQQLAKSKRPQPRDPNAPPPSLPAPLSLRSPTPPKREREAEDDGGSKRLCTTRVGDGMSEEPDQPKFRPFKDVYRDRFRIGYNWRHGKCAIKILKGHSNGVTCLQLLDNVLATGSYDSTIKLWDIETGEVIRTLRGHRMGVRSLWFDDSKLISGSLDQTVKIWNWHTGELLSSLHCHTDGVITVHSDGEFLASGSIDKKVKIFNFVTKETFCLKGHSDWVNSVRVDTESRTVFSASDDFKVKLWDLDTRQCIRTFDSHTGHVQQVLPLPPDFEPDEELLQEPPAPGSPPSQSQSSAASGAATDDLGLRALYGPSFAADPQRPLPSRYMLSGGLDSTIRLIDTATGRCLKTFFGHFEGIWGLAGDTLRAVTAANDGMVKVWEPTSGRCERTFTGHRGPVSCVGLSDSRMASGGEDGEVRIYSFGGGEEVLEVVGTPS; this is encoded by the exons ATGAAGccacccgccgccgctgcagtCGGCGATCAAGAGGAGGCCTCGTCCTTTGAGAGCCGCGAAACACCTCGCCCACGTGACGATACGAGCAGCCCGACACCCATCGATCGCGAGAACGACTGCGACAGGAGGAGGCCCGAAGAAAAACATCACCCGCGGCTGCCAGCCCTCTCCAACATGTCAACGCAAATAATCGGCAAGACCGTCAGCCCGTTCCTCAAAGAGCACATCCCGGGCCTGTACGCGCCCATCGCCAAGTCCGACACCGCGACCAAGATTCAGTCCAAGGCCAACAGCAAGTTTTGCTACAGGCACCGACCGGACCTCAAGTGTCGGCGGGCCGCGGACGAGACAAAGATGGTTTCGATACAGCGCTCCCTCGAGAGGTTACCAACAGACGACCAACAGGCCATAACGCACGTCTGGTCGTTGTTTTCGGCGGCGCCCGCAAAACACAGGGATTTGATGCTGCAGGGCATCATTACGCAGTGCTGCTTCCCGCAGCTTTCGACGGTGTCTAGGGAGGTCCACGAGCAGCTCAAGATAGACCTTGTAACGGCGCTTCCCGCTGAGATCTCCTTCAAAATTCTCTGCTACTTGGATACCGTATCATTATGCAAAGCCGCCCAGGTCAGTCGGCAGTGGAGGCAACTGGCCGACGATGATCTGGTGTGGCATCGGATGTGTG AACAACACATCGATCGAAAATGCACAAAATGCGGCTGGGGTCTACCATTATTAGAAAGGAAACGATTACGCGACTGGACAAGGCAGCAACAGCTCGCAAAGAGCAAACGACCACAACCACGAGACCCAAACGCCCCGCCACCCAGCCTCCCGGCACCGTTATCACTACGGTCGCCTACACCACCGAAGCGGGAGCGTGAGGCGGAAGATGATGGTGGCTCCAAGCGACTATGCACAACCCGGGTAGGCGACGGCATGTCGGAGGAGCCGGACCAACCAAAGTTCAGACCGTTTAAAGATGTCTACCGCGATAGGTTTCGTATAGGATACAACTGGCGGCACGGCAAGTGCGCCATCAAGATCCTCAAGGGCCACAGCAACGGCGTCACATGTCTACAACTTCTTGACAACGTGTTAGCAACCGGCTCTTACGATTCCACCATCAAGTTGTGGGACATCGAGACGGGCGAGGTTATACGGACGCTGCGCGGGCACAGGATGGGAGTACGGAGCCTTTGGTTTGATGATAGCAAACTTATCAGCGGGAGCCTGGACCAAACTGTCAAAATATGGAATTGGCACACTGGCGAGCTCCTGAGTAGTTTACACTGCCACACCGACGGTGTCATCACTGTGCATTCGGACGGCGAGTTCCTGGCCAGCGGTTCCATCGACAAAAAGGTCAAAATATTCAATTTTGTCACAAAGGAGACCTTTTGCCTCAAGGGCCACTCGGACTGGGTCAACTCTGTCCGGGTGGACACTGAGTCTAGGACCGTCTTCTCGGCCAGCGACGACTTCAAGGTCAAGCTGTGGGACCTCGACACGAGGCAATGCATCCGTACCTTTGACAGCCACACGGGCCACGTGCAGCAGGTACTACCATTACCGCCAGACTTTGAGCCCGACGAGGAGCTGCTCCAGGAACCCCCCGCGCCGGGATCGCCGCCCTCACAGTCTCAGTCGTCGGCCGCCTCGGGCGCGGCCACCGACGACCTCGGCCTGCGGGCCCTGTACGGCCCTTCCTTCGCCGCCGACCCGCAGCGCCCGCTACCGAGCCGGTACATGCTGTCTGGCGGACTGGACAGCACCATCCGGCTGATCGACACGGCGACGGGCCGGTGCCTCAAGACGTTTTTTGGACACTTTGAGGGCATCTGGGGCCTCGCGGGCGACACGCTGCGGGCCGTCACGGCCGCCAACGACGGCATGGTCAAGGTCTGGGAGCCGACCTCGGGCCGGTGCGAGAGGACGTTCACCGGGCACAGGGGCCCCGTGTCGTGCGTGGGCCTGAGCGACTCGCGCATGGCCAGCGGTGGCGAGGACGGCGAGGTCAGGATTTATAGTTTTGGGGGCGGCGAAGAGGTTCTGGAGGTTgtgggcacgccgagctGA
- a CDS encoding taurine catabolism dioxygenase TauD has protein sequence MPGLVEVTSGSSLAEPVVDKAIFPDGIKTSGQHAPVYSKIRPYEDFPKEITGITAWNAKEFVDKPEKWTYSLSNDDVAEIGAAADRYIESGQQLTAMSKDLFQLPNLASRMKALKALLLDGQGFWLFKNIPVQEWGLQKCATAYMGLGAHLGYFVSQNGRGHVLGHVKDLGEDPTKTDRVRIYRTNARQYFHTDAADLVGLLCIARSMEGGESDIVSQHQVWNVLQREYPEVARLFTQPIWYLDRKGEVSEGQEPWIRASVFYLDDEGRLFGKFDPNNVTSLARYNTGPDAKIPPLSEEQKTAIDVLEKVCKRESLHMILQPGDIQWLSNRHVFHARTAYTNWPEGSVDEQGKARPARHLMRLWLSVPISEGGWKLPYADSHRKKRDGIQVNDTPPICPLDAE, from the exons ATGCCTGGTTTAGTCGAGGTCACGTCAGGCTCTTCGCTGGCCGAGCCTGTTGTTGACAAGGCAATATTCCCAGATGGCATCAAAACCTCGGGCCAACATGCACCCGTGTACTCGAAAATTCGCCCATACGAGGACTTCCCGAAAGAGATCACAGGTATTACAGCATGGAACGCCAAAGAATTTGTCGACAAGCCCGAGAAATGGACCTATTCTCTTAGCAACGACGATGTAGCCGAGATTGGAGCGGCGGCTGATCGTTACATCGAGTCCGGCCAGCAACTGACTGCCATGTCCAAG GATCTTTTCCAGTTGCCAAATTTGGCGTCTCGCATGAAGGCTCTCAAGGCCTTGCTGCTAGATGGACAGGGGTTCTGGCTGTTCAAAAACATACCAGTCCAGGAATGGGGGCTGCAAAAGTGTGCAACGGCGTACATGGGCCTCGGCGCTCACCTCGGCTACTTTGTCAGCCAGAATGGTCGGGGTCATGTGTTGGGGCATGTCAAGGACCTCGGTGAAGATCCAACAAAGACTGATAGGGTGCGCATCTATCGAACCAACGCCAG ACAATACTTTCACACAGATGCTGCTGATCTCGTCGGATTGCTCTGCATTGCCCGTTCAATGGAAGGGGGTGAAAGCGACATAGTGTCTCAACACCAGGTCTGGAACGTTTTGCAGAGAGAATATCCCGAAGTTGCCAGGTTGTTCACTCAGCCCATATGGTACCTCGACCGCAAGGGCGAGGTATCAGAGGGACAAGAGCCATGGATCCGAGCGAGCGTATTCTACCTTGACGATGAAGGGCGACTTTTCGGCAAGTTCGACCCTAACAACGTCACGTCACTCGCGAGGTATAACACAGGGCCCGACGCCAAGATCCCGCCACTGAGCGAGGAGCAGAAGACAGCCATTGATGTGCTGGAAAAAGTATGCAAGCGAGAGAGCCTCCACATGATACTGCAGCCGGGCGACATCCAGTGGTTGAGCAACCGGCACGTGTTCCATGCAAGGACGGCATACACCAACTGGCCAGAGGGATCTGTCGACGAGCAGGGCAAGGCAAGACCTGCGAGACATTTGATGAGGTTGTGGTTGTCGGTGCCGATCAGTGAAGGTGGATGGAAGCTGCCGTATGCAGATTCGCACAGGAAGAAAAGAGACGGGATCCAGGTCAACGACACGCCGCCGATTTGTCCATTGGATGCAGAATGA
- a CDS encoding endoribonuclease L-PSP yields the protein MLGTAMIKTAALLLAASASVFAAPARPVITHLGSQGPILSGGVMTRDLVYTSGTTPSINGTIPEGISAQTANVINNIAAVLKEAGTSWEYALKTTVFLANMDDYAAMNAVYGELLPNPKPARTTIQAGKLPGNFLVEIEAVVARPHC from the exons ATGCTCGGAACCGCCATGATCAAGACGGCAGCGCTGCTGCTCGCCGCTAGCGCATCCGTTTTTGCTGCCCCGGCTAGACCAGTCATCACGCACCTCGGAAGCCAGGGCCCGATATTGT CCGGTGGTGTCATGACCAGGGACCTCGTCTACACGAGCGGCACCACCCCGTCCATCAACGGCACGATTCCTGAGGGCATCAGTGCACAGACT GCCAACGTCATCAACAACATCGCCGCGGTCCTCAAGGAGGCAGGCACGTCATGGGAGTACGCTCTCAAGACCACCGTCTTCCTGGCCAACATGGACGACTACGCGGCCATGAACGCCGTGTACGGCGAATTGCTGCCCAACCCCAAGCCGGCGCGGACCACCATCCAGGCTGGAAAGCTGCCTGGAAATTTCCTGGTGGAGATTGAGGCCGTGGTGGCGAGGCCGCACTGTTGA
- a CDS encoding L-amino-acid oxidase: MLASTNFWVRFSLLVFGSGALSSPTPGTEDSISFRGLDKISAAAVHNIHLSYRDDFPHGKQVRVVYGDCSAKRDEQSHEVASLLTTRTSASPDRLVWSVPREASPGGCLHARDPEGNLLGRSAPIDFSGSRSLRKRQALSEVGDSNGMWFDGVRYLESKNVSAVATAEAKAKKIAIVGGGMSGLLTSLILDSVGVTNWHIVESSERLGGRIRTKYLNGTGPEDYQYQEMGPMRFPVSVRYADINQTLDIQDHKMVFQLADVLNERNGNDSDLAVKFINWVQTNPNTPASSSGYRLPDGRIPSGRELAALDKSVLPAAANASDVEGAEMGKKFLERIIDMTPERARNISANVFQAHRDAIDRGLFHWSETAYLRYHLELDDDTVDFLSGSGSTPLWGQWYEYFRATTWRTIDKGLESLPRAFAPLVEGRLTLGRKITGLEYDEATSKVALTWRDRASDRTARRDEYDYAVVSVPFSKVRLWRLPAFSSLLSRAINTLSYQQSCKVALHYKTRFWEHQAENPIFGGCGSVDVPGIGSVCYPSYEVNSSRPGVILASYQSGTLARSLAALSDEDHVEMVQRAMVEAHGDVADEQWTGNYDRQCWEVDEHQAGAWASPTVGQQELFIPAYHKTEMNTIFVGEHTSITHAWIFSALESAVRGTTQLLLDMGLVDEAKEVVDTWMARWITV, encoded by the coding sequence ATGTTGGCTTCAACGAACTTTTGGGTGAGATTCTCGCTCCTCGTCTTTGGCAGCGGTGCCCTTTCCTCCCCAACCCCCGGGACCGAGGACTCCATCTCATTCAGGGGTCTCGACAagatctctgccgccgcggtTCACAACATCCACCTCTCCTACCGCGATGACTTTCCCCACGGCAAGCAGGTCCGCGTGGTGTATGGTGACTGCAGCGCAAAGAGAGATGAGCAGTCCCACGAGGTCGCCTCCCTCCTCACCACGCGCACCTCTGCCTCGCCCGATCGCCTCGTCTGGTCTGTTcccagggaggccagcccGGGGGGTTGCCTGCACGCTCGCGACCCCGAGGGCAACCTCCTCGGAAGGTCTGCCCCCATCGACTTTTCGGGGTCTCGTAGCCTGCGCAAGAGACAGGCGCTGAGCGAGGTGGGCGACTCCAACGGCATGTGGTTCGACGGGGTCCGCTACCTCGAGTCAAAGAACGTCTCGGCCGTCGCGaccgccgaggccaaggccaagaagatcGCCATCGTGGGCGGCGGCATGTCTGGGCTGCTCACGAGCCTGATCCTGGACTCGGTGGGGGTGACCAACTGGCACATTGTCGAGTCGAGCGAGCGTCTGGGAGGCCGCATCCGCACCAAGTACCTCAACGGCACGGGGCCCGAGGACTACCAGTACCAGGAGATGGGCCCCATGCGGTTCCCCGTCAGCGTGCGCTACGCCGACATCAACCAGACGCTCGACATCCAGGACCACAAGATGGTGTTCCAGCTGGCCGACGTGCTCAACGAGAGGAACGGCAACGACTCGGACCTGGCGGTCAAGTTCATCAACTGGGTGCAGACCAACCCCAACACGCCGGCCAGCTCGAGCGGCTACCGCCTGCCCGACGGCCGCATCCCCTCGGGCAGGGAGCTTGCCGCGCTGGACAAGTCGGTCCTCCCCGCCGCGGCCAACGCCTCCGACGTCGAGGGCGCCGAGATGGGCAAGAAGTTCCTCGAGCGCATCATCGACATGACGCCCGAGCGGGCGCGCAACATCTCGGCCAACGTCTTCCAGGCCCACCGCGACGCCATCGACCGCGGGCTGTTCCACTGGTCCGAGACGGCGTACCTGCGCTACCACCTCGAGCTGGACGACGACACGGTCGACTTCCTCTCGGGCTCGGGCAGCACGCCGCTGTGGGGCCAGTGGTACGAGTACTTCCGCGCCACGACCTGGCGCACCATCGACAAGGGCCTCGAGTCGCTGCCGCGCGCCTTTGCCCCGCTCGTCGAGGGCCGGCTCACGCTGGGCCGCAAGATCACGGGCCTCGAGTACGACGAGGCCACGTCCAAGGTGGCGCTGACGTGGCGCGACAGGGCGTCGGACAGGACGGCGCGGCGCGACGAGTACGACTACGCCGTGGTGTCGGTGCCCTTCTCCAAGGTGCGGCTGTGGCGCCTGCCCGCCTTCTCCAGCCTGCTGTCGCGCGCCATCAACACGCTCAGCTACCAGCAGTCGTGCAAGGTGGCGCTGCACTACAAGACGCGCTTCTGGGAGCACCAGGCCGAGAACCCCATCTTTGGCGGCTGCGGCTCCGTCGACGTGCCGGGCATCGGGTCCGTCTGCTACCCGTCGTACGAGGTCAACTCGAGCCGGCCCGGCGTGATCCTGGCGTCGTACCAGTCGGGCACGCTGGCGCGGTCGCTGGCCGCGCTGAGCGACGAGGACCACGTCGAGATGGTGCAGCGCGCCATGGTTGAGGCGCACGGCGACGTGGCCGACGAGCAGTGGACGGGCAACTACGACAGGCAGTGCTGGGAGGTGGACGAGCACCAGGCCGGCGCCTGGGCGTCCCCGACCGTCGGCCAGCAGGAGCTCTTCATCCCCGCCTACCACAAGACCGAGATGAACACCATCTTTGTCGGGGAGCACACCTCCATCACCCACGCCTGGATCTTTTCCGCCCTCGAGTCGGCCGTCAGGGGCACCACGCAGTTGCTTCTGGATATGGGCTTGGtcgacgaggccaaggaggTTGTCGACACTTGGATGGCGCGCTGGATCACGGTCTAG